A DNA window from Verrucomicrobiia bacterium contains the following coding sequences:
- a CDS encoding GldG family protein, whose protein sequence is MHPPPPPSEPSFSPWRRLAIGGSVLLATASVLALAFMANYLAHHYAPRWYFGAAGDHRLSPLTRGALEGLTNHIRITVFFDRQHPVYPSVRALLREYAAASPRLTIEEIDFTTNPAAAQAFRLRVPFTLDENDPALVLFESGGRSKVVPARDLRDYDTAALIRGEPEAHPVAFKGELLFTSAINAVCEGSRRRVFFLEGHREHDFRSDAPQTGYRHLASLLEEDHIDVAGLSLAGRDDVPAECELLVIAGPQDPLTPGELSAIDRYLRRGGRLLVLFQHRSHTGLERLLADWGVDVADTLVLDAENSDRAILIVTRFGNHPVTRPLGGSRLYLLLPRAVQARRLPNILGAPARIEPLLRTGSNGVAVSTFVGGAHRFGPDDPQGEIPLAVAVERGALPGVAASLGTTRIVVVGESSFLANQLIQFVGGNRHFATSAINWLLDRSHLLGGIQPAPIRTYQVVMTPAEQHMIRLLLLVALPGGALAFGFLVWWRRH, encoded by the coding sequence ATGCATCCCCCCCCGCCCCCCTCCGAACCCAGCTTCTCCCCCTGGCGCCGCCTCGCCATCGGCGGCAGCGTCCTCCTCGCCACCGCCTCCGTCCTCGCCCTCGCCTTCATGGCGAACTACCTCGCCCACCACTACGCCCCACGCTGGTACTTCGGCGCCGCCGGCGATCACCGCCTCTCCCCGCTCACCCGCGGCGCCCTCGAAGGTCTCACCAACCACATCCGCATCACCGTCTTCTTCGACCGCCAACACCCCGTCTACCCCAGCGTCCGCGCCCTCCTCCGCGAATACGCCGCCGCCTCCCCGCGCCTCACCATCGAGGAAATCGACTTCACCACCAACCCGGCCGCCGCCCAGGCCTTCCGCCTCCGCGTCCCCTTCACCCTCGACGAAAATGACCCCGCCCTCGTCCTCTTCGAGTCCGGTGGCCGTTCCAAGGTCGTCCCCGCCCGCGACCTCCGCGACTACGACACCGCCGCCCTCATCCGCGGCGAACCCGAGGCGCACCCCGTCGCCTTCAAGGGCGAACTCCTCTTCACCTCCGCCATCAACGCCGTCTGCGAAGGCTCCCGCCGCCGCGTCTTCTTCCTCGAAGGCCATCGCGAACACGACTTCCGCAGCGACGCCCCCCAGACCGGCTACCGCCACCTCGCCTCCCTCCTCGAAGAGGACCACATCGATGTCGCCGGCCTCAGCCTCGCCGGCCGGGACGATGTCCCCGCCGAATGCGAACTCCTCGTCATCGCCGGCCCCCAGGATCCTCTCACCCCCGGCGAACTGTCCGCCATCGACCGCTACCTGCGCCGCGGCGGACGCCTCCTGGTCCTCTTCCAACACCGTTCCCACACCGGACTCGAACGCCTCCTCGCCGACTGGGGCGTCGATGTCGCCGACACCCTCGTCCTCGATGCCGAAAACTCCGACCGCGCCATCCTCATCGTCACCCGCTTCGGCAATCACCCCGTCACCCGGCCCCTCGGCGGCTCCCGCCTCTACCTCCTCCTCCCCCGGGCCGTCCAGGCCCGCCGCCTCCCCAACATCCTCGGCGCCCCCGCCCGCATCGAACCCCTCCTCCGCACCGGCAGCAATGGCGTCGCCGTCTCCACCTTCGTCGGCGGCGCCCACCGCTTCGGACCCGACGATCCCCAGGGTGAAATCCCCCTCGCCGTCGCCGTCGAACGCGGCGCCCTCCCCGGCGTCGCCGCCAGCCTCGGCACCACCCGCATCGTCGTGGTCGGCGAATCCAGCTTCCTCGCCAACCAGCTCATCCAGTTCGTCGGCGGAAACCGACACTTCGCCACCTCCGCCATCAACTGGCTCCTCGATCGTTCCCATCTCCTCGGCGGCATCCAGCCCGCCCCCATCCGCACCTACCAGGTCGTCATGACCCCGGCCGAACAACACATGATCCGTCTCCTCCTCCTGGTCGCCCTCCCGGGCGGCGCCCTCGCCTTCGGCTTCCTCGTCTGGTGGCGCCGCCATTGA
- a CDS encoding DUF4340 domain-containing protein: MNWRNTLRLLAIAAALALFILLLERPARLAHLRAAAVPRIVPAFAPASVTSLEIRSASNIVHLEKPAARWEIAGPTRRPAQGHLIDDLLRRIAELSGRSVLSIAELRANPQITAEFGLNPPILQLTASGPESRLDLLFGVRNVTGSHVFFQVSGQPGIFTAPASLLDGLPASPEAWRDTTLLPLAQLRFDRIRVAGPAAAFTLVRPATNRNWEIAEPRPARADSDRVHHLLGRLQTTQIRRFLPPAASPAPEAAGLQPPRLVLSLLQGPREVFSLALGAPSAPDGSILAQRADEEDLLVVPAETLDLLRLSYKDLLDRRILRFDPANVAELVVETPDPFRLVRQSGAWRLWPSDVPADSQLVQRLLLNLVRLEFLDIAKEVVTDLDLPTYGLAPPTARLSLHAQPGDTNSPLAILETGFLRDNRVFARVPGEDSVYALNPADAEELPTVAWRWRDRSLWRFDPAQVASIAVRNDGLDWSIRRVAENDYLPSPGWRNTINPFALEEALFELGQSRALRWVELGDARAHLFGTTSGPQVTLEFRAPAPLNPLHLAFGKTSASGHRYAAFTAPDGARLTFELPGPVFDRLWAEIGFTEAGRNAP; the protein is encoded by the coding sequence ATGAACTGGCGCAACACCCTCCGGCTCCTCGCCATCGCCGCCGCCCTCGCCCTGTTCATCCTCCTCCTCGAACGTCCCGCCCGCCTCGCCCATCTCCGCGCCGCCGCCGTCCCCCGCATCGTCCCCGCCTTCGCCCCGGCCTCCGTCACCTCCCTCGAAATCCGCTCCGCCTCCAACATCGTCCACCTCGAAAAACCCGCCGCCCGCTGGGAAATCGCCGGACCCACCCGCCGCCCCGCCCAGGGCCACCTCATCGACGACCTCCTCCGCCGCATCGCCGAACTCTCCGGCCGCTCCGTCCTCAGCATCGCCGAACTCCGTGCCAACCCCCAGATCACCGCCGAATTCGGACTCAACCCGCCCATCCTCCAACTCACCGCCTCCGGCCCCGAATCCCGCCTCGACCTCCTCTTCGGCGTCCGCAACGTCACCGGCAGCCACGTCTTCTTCCAGGTCTCCGGTCAACCCGGCATCTTCACCGCCCCGGCCTCCCTCCTCGATGGCCTCCCCGCCAGCCCGGAAGCATGGCGCGACACCACCCTCCTCCCCCTCGCCCAGCTCCGCTTCGACCGCATCCGCGTCGCCGGTCCCGCCGCCGCCTTCACCCTCGTCCGACCCGCCACCAACCGGAATTGGGAAATCGCCGAACCACGCCCCGCCCGCGCCGATTCCGACCGGGTCCATCACCTCCTCGGCCGCCTCCAAACCACCCAGATCCGCCGTTTCCTCCCCCCCGCCGCCAGCCCCGCCCCGGAGGCCGCCGGCCTCCAGCCCCCGCGCCTCGTCCTCTCCCTTCTCCAAGGCCCCCGCGAGGTCTTCTCCCTCGCCCTCGGTGCCCCCTCCGCCCCGGACGGTTCCATCCTCGCCCAACGTGCCGATGAGGAGGATCTCCTCGTCGTCCCCGCCGAAACCCTCGATCTCCTCCGCCTCTCCTACAAGGATCTCCTCGACCGCCGCATCCTCCGCTTCGACCCCGCCAACGTCGCCGAACTCGTCGTCGAAACCCCCGATCCCTTCCGCCTCGTCCGCCAGTCCGGCGCCTGGCGCCTCTGGCCCTCCGATGTCCCCGCCGATTCCCAGCTCGTCCAGCGCCTCCTCCTCAACCTTGTCCGCCTCGAATTCCTCGACATCGCCAAGGAGGTCGTCACCGACCTCGACCTCCCCACCTACGGACTCGCCCCGCCCACCGCCCGCCTCTCCCTCCATGCCCAACCCGGCGACACCAATTCCCCCCTCGCCATCCTGGAAACCGGGTTCCTCCGCGACAACCGCGTCTTCGCCCGCGTCCCCGGCGAGGACTCAGTCTATGCCCTCAATCCCGCCGATGCCGAGGAACTCCCCACCGTCGCCTGGCGCTGGCGCGACCGCTCCCTCTGGCGCTTCGACCCCGCCCAGGTCGCCTCCATCGCCGTCCGCAACGACGGCCTCGACTGGTCCATCCGTCGCGTCGCCGAAAACGACTACCTCCCGTCCCCAGGCTGGCGCAATACCATCAACCCCTTCGCCCTCGAGGAAGCCCTCTTCGAACTCGGCCAGTCCCGCGCCCTCCGCTGGGTCGAACTCGGCGATGCCCGCGCCCACCTCTTCGGCACCACCTCCGGACCCCAGGTCACCCTCGAGTTCCGGGCCCCCGCGCCCCTCAACCCCCTCCACCTCGCCTTCGGCAAAACCAGCGCCTCCGGCCATCGCTATGCCGCCTTCACCGCCCCCGACGGTGCCCGCCTGACCTTCGAACTCCCCGGCCCCGTCTTCGACCGGCTCTGGGCCGAAATCGGCTTCACCGAGGCCGGCCGCAATGCCCCCTGA
- a CDS encoding DUF4070 domain-containing protein: MNVLLVYPPNPETFWSFQHVLHLVAKRSSYPPLGLLTVAALLPRKWVLRLVDANVRALRDEDILWADYVLISGMIVHRAAVREIAVRCRDLGRPAIGGGPLFAPGSGTIPEIPHVVVGEAEEVMASVVADMEQGAVRPEYRAGGRPDLSRVPIPRWDLIDFRDYVTMAVQFSRGCPFDCEFCDIVAMSGRVPRTKSAGQFVAELEALRVRGWKDMVFVVDDNFIGNRRRTRELLGAMIAWRERTGTAMGFLTEASVNLADDPELCASMVGAGFRKVFVGIETPSVEGLQECQKVQNQRRDLVAAVQSLQRAGLEVMGGFIVGFDSDPVDIFRRQFEFIQRSGVVTAMVGLLTALPQTRLYQRLLREGRIETESSGNNTGLALNFTPRLNREFLQSGYRELMRRLYEPREYYRRIRTFLKHHRPSAAPMRLSVREVTAFLKSLWLLGLRHRGRRSYWRLMGTALLRHPRQFRMAMEMAILGHHFRCVSAGLQGPAGSEDAPLASL, from the coding sequence GTGAATGTATTGCTGGTGTACCCGCCGAACCCGGAAACGTTTTGGAGCTTTCAACATGTGCTGCATCTGGTGGCGAAACGTTCCTCGTATCCTCCCCTCGGGTTGCTGACGGTGGCCGCGCTGTTGCCGCGGAAATGGGTCCTGCGACTGGTGGACGCGAATGTAAGGGCCCTTCGGGACGAGGACATTTTGTGGGCGGACTACGTGTTGATCAGCGGGATGATCGTTCATCGGGCCGCGGTGAGGGAGATCGCGGTGCGGTGCCGGGACCTGGGACGGCCGGCGATCGGTGGCGGGCCGTTGTTCGCCCCGGGTTCGGGGACGATTCCCGAAATTCCTCATGTGGTGGTGGGGGAGGCGGAGGAGGTGATGGCGTCGGTCGTCGCCGATATGGAACAGGGGGCCGTTCGTCCGGAGTATCGGGCAGGCGGGCGTCCGGATTTGTCGCGGGTTCCCATTCCGAGGTGGGACCTGATCGACTTCCGGGACTACGTGACCATGGCGGTCCAGTTTTCCCGCGGCTGCCCGTTCGACTGCGAGTTCTGCGACATTGTGGCGATGAGCGGCCGGGTGCCGCGGACGAAGTCGGCCGGGCAGTTCGTGGCCGAGTTGGAGGCGCTGCGGGTGCGGGGCTGGAAGGACATGGTGTTTGTGGTGGATGACAACTTCATCGGGAACCGGCGCCGCACCCGGGAGTTGTTGGGGGCGATGATCGCGTGGCGGGAGCGGACGGGGACGGCGATGGGATTTCTGACGGAGGCTTCGGTGAACCTGGCGGATGATCCCGAGTTATGCGCGTCGATGGTGGGGGCGGGGTTTCGGAAGGTGTTCGTGGGGATCGAGACGCCCTCGGTGGAAGGGTTGCAGGAGTGCCAGAAGGTGCAGAACCAACGGCGCGACCTGGTGGCGGCCGTCCAGAGTCTCCAACGTGCGGGTCTGGAGGTGATGGGCGGGTTCATCGTGGGCTTCGACAGCGACCCGGTGGACATTTTCCGCCGGCAGTTCGAGTTCATCCAGCGGTCGGGGGTGGTGACGGCGATGGTGGGTCTGTTGACGGCCCTGCCGCAGACGCGGCTGTACCAGAGGCTGCTGCGGGAGGGACGGATCGAGACGGAGAGTTCGGGGAACAACACCGGTCTGGCGCTGAACTTCACTCCGCGTCTCAACCGGGAGTTTCTCCAATCGGGATACCGGGAATTGATGCGGCGCCTGTACGAGCCCCGGGAGTATTACCGCAGAATCCGCACCTTCCTGAAGCATCACCGTCCGTCGGCGGCACCGATGCGCCTGTCGGTCCGCGAGGTGACGGCATTTCTGAAGTCGCTCTGGCTTCTGGGCCTCCGGCATCGGGGGCGGCGTTCCTACTGGCGCCTGATGGGGACGGCGCTGCTGCGGCATCCGCGTCAGTTCCGGATGGCCATGGAGATGGCGATCCTGGGTCATCATTTCCGCTGCGTGTCGGCGGGGCTTCAGGGGCCGGCCGGTTCGGAGGATGCTCCTCTCGCAAGCCTGTAG
- the purQ gene encoding phosphoribosylformylglycinamidine synthase subunit PurQ: protein MRFAVLQFPASNCDQDAVHALRHALGAEADLVWHKETDLRGADAVIVPGGFSYGDYLRCGAIARFSPVMGAVREHAGRGGIVLGICNGFQVLCEAGLLPGALIRNRSLQFRCENIFLQTVTRRSPFTRAIPEGKTLRLPIAHGEGCYFADEPTLDALEAGDQVLWRYADPAGTPSERANPNGSLRHIAGICNATRNVAGLMPHPERACETILGNDDGLLVFQSLLDEYRERSAPRAA from the coding sequence ATGCGCTTCGCCGTTCTCCAGTTCCCCGCCTCCAATTGCGATCAGGACGCCGTCCACGCCCTCCGCCATGCCCTCGGCGCGGAAGCCGACCTCGTCTGGCACAAGGAGACGGACCTCCGCGGCGCCGACGCCGTCATCGTCCCCGGCGGCTTCAGCTACGGTGACTACCTCCGCTGCGGCGCGATCGCCCGGTTCAGCCCCGTCATGGGCGCCGTCCGTGAACACGCCGGCCGGGGCGGAATCGTCCTCGGCATCTGCAACGGCTTCCAGGTCCTTTGCGAGGCCGGCCTCCTTCCCGGCGCCCTCATTCGCAATCGCTCCCTCCAGTTCCGCTGCGAAAACATCTTCCTCCAGACCGTCACCCGCCGATCCCCCTTCACCCGCGCCATCCCCGAAGGCAAGACGCTCCGTCTCCCCATCGCCCACGGCGAAGGCTGCTACTTCGCCGACGAACCCACCCTCGATGCCCTCGAAGCCGGCGACCAGGTCCTGTGGCGCTACGCCGACCCCGCCGGCACCCCGTCCGAACGCGCCAACCCCAATGGCTCCCTCCGGCACATCGCCGGCATCTGCAACGCCACCCGCAATGTCGCCGGGCTCATGCCCCACCCCGAGCGGGCCTGCGAAACCATCCTTGGCAACGACGACGGCCTCCTGGTCTTCCAAAGCCTCCTCGACGAATACCGCGAACGCTCCGCCCCCCGCGCCGCCTGA
- a CDS encoding beta-ketoacyl-[acyl-carrier-protein] synthase family protein, translating to MAPADLVVTGLGVWCAAGTTPEELFRTALQARSPAVSVPLAGQPRALCRAPDPPIPPAFPQARRLDRSAQFALAAAEAASRQARLSELHSSRVAVAVGNSRGPVELWSQPPPPRVRPSQSAHSAIASLSGALSLAFRFAGPCLTLSATCASAAHAIVTGASLLLTDQADAVLVGGAEAPLTGPTLEAFAAAGILGSHPDPRLACRPFDRTRNGTTPGEGAAFLVLETAAQARRRGLPPLARLAGFALGAECHNRVATRPDGAGLARVMETALLRAGLSPSQVGHVNAHGTGTAVNDAAEAAALRHLFHSASRPPSVTSTKPVTGHCFGAAAALEAVLAVQSLRHRLAPPIAACPHPDTALELNLVLATPRPLTPPCVMSNSLGFWGNLASLIFTPPA from the coding sequence ATGGCCCCCGCCGACCTCGTCGTGACCGGACTCGGCGTCTGGTGCGCCGCCGGCACCACCCCGGAGGAACTCTTCCGGACGGCCCTTCAGGCACGCTCCCCGGCCGTGTCCGTGCCTCTTGCCGGCCAGCCGCGTGCCCTCTGCCGCGCCCCTGACCCCCCCATCCCCCCCGCGTTCCCGCAGGCCCGGCGCCTCGACCGTTCCGCTCAGTTCGCCCTCGCCGCCGCCGAGGCCGCCAGCCGCCAGGCCCGCCTCTCCGAACTGCATTCCTCCCGCGTCGCCGTGGCGGTCGGGAACTCCCGCGGCCCCGTCGAACTCTGGTCCCAACCGCCGCCCCCGCGCGTCCGCCCTTCCCAGTCGGCCCACTCCGCCATCGCCTCGCTGAGCGGCGCCCTCTCCCTCGCTTTTCGCTTCGCCGGCCCCTGCCTCACCCTCTCCGCCACCTGCGCCTCCGCCGCCCACGCCATCGTCACCGGCGCATCCCTGCTCCTCACCGACCAGGCGGACGCCGTCCTCGTCGGGGGCGCCGAGGCCCCCTTGACCGGACCCACCCTCGAAGCCTTCGCCGCAGCCGGCATTCTCGGCAGCCACCCCGACCCCCGTCTCGCCTGCCGCCCTTTCGACCGGACCCGCAACGGCACAACCCCCGGTGAAGGCGCCGCCTTTCTCGTCCTCGAAACCGCCGCACAGGCCCGGCGCCGCGGCCTCCCCCCCCTGGCCCGGCTTGCCGGATTCGCCCTCGGCGCCGAATGCCACAATCGCGTCGCCACCCGGCCCGACGGTGCCGGGCTCGCCCGGGTCATGGAAACCGCCCTCCTCCGCGCCGGCCTCTCCCCCAGCCAGGTCGGCCACGTCAACGCCCATGGAACCGGGACCGCCGTCAACGACGCCGCCGAAGCCGCCGCCCTCCGCCATCTCTTCCATTCCGCCTCCCGCCCCCCGTCCGTCACCTCGACCAAGCCGGTCACAGGCCATTGCTTCGGAGCCGCCGCCGCCCTCGAAGCCGTCCTCGCCGTGCAATCCCTCCGCCATCGCCTCGCCCCACCCATCGCCGCCTGTCCCCACCCGGACACCGCTCTCGAACTGAACCTCGTCCTCGCCACCCCCCGCCCCCTCACCCCCCCCTGCGTCATGAGCAATTCGCTCGGCTTCTGGGGCAACCTCGCCTCCCTCATCTTCACCCCCCCCGCCTGA
- a CDS encoding DUF4380 domain-containing protein, with protein sequence MNPGASHPTLRRPNPPGHAAASTAPLRLIHPLLALLVVLAIPTTPTSSAQPKGAEQLSRAVRPAPRPPATPAALAATNPSVAPLQIQVGPYAGWDRCFTLSNGRVEALVVPDIGRIQQFRWAGENSPFWEDPALHGHPPDPDSTEWRNFGGDKAWPAPQSDWPRLTPRAWPPPAAFDAMPVTLSVRRDTVIMTSPVDPHYGIRIQREIHLPSGAPSMTVRTTFEKVEGPPVTVSVWIVTQLRHPVAVFAPIPERSLFPEGYNRQSGEALPSDLAVERGLLSLTRDPRRSTKIGLDTDRLLWVGTDQALLIESPRLRGASYPDHDSSAEIYTNPDPKTYIELEMLGPLRRIGPGESLSQTNTYTLLRRPPGSDPEAFARKTFRIP encoded by the coding sequence ATGAACCCAGGCGCCTCCCACCCCACCCTCCGCCGCCCCAACCCGCCCGGCCACGCGGCCGCCTCAACCGCCCCGCTCCGCCTCATTCATCCTCTCCTCGCCCTCCTGGTCGTACTCGCCATTCCCACCACCCCGACCTCTTCCGCCCAGCCCAAGGGAGCCGAACAGCTCTCCCGCGCAGTTCGCCCCGCCCCCAGGCCCCCCGCCACTCCGGCGGCCCTCGCCGCCACCAACCCTTCGGTCGCCCCGCTCCAGATCCAGGTCGGCCCCTATGCCGGCTGGGACCGCTGCTTCACCCTCTCCAACGGCCGCGTCGAAGCCTTGGTGGTGCCCGATATCGGCCGCATCCAGCAGTTCCGCTGGGCCGGCGAGAATAGCCCCTTCTGGGAAGACCCCGCCCTCCACGGCCATCCTCCCGACCCCGACTCCACCGAGTGGCGCAATTTCGGCGGCGACAAGGCCTGGCCCGCACCTCAATCCGACTGGCCCCGCCTCACCCCGCGCGCCTGGCCGCCCCCGGCCGCCTTCGATGCCATGCCGGTCACCCTGTCCGTCCGCCGCGACACCGTGATCATGACCTCGCCCGTCGATCCCCACTACGGCATCCGCATCCAACGCGAGATCCATCTCCCTTCCGGCGCCCCTTCCATGACCGTCCGCACCACCTTCGAGAAGGTCGAGGGCCCCCCCGTCACCGTCAGCGTCTGGATCGTCACCCAACTCCGACACCCCGTGGCCGTCTTCGCACCGATTCCCGAACGCTCCCTCTTTCCCGAAGGCTATAACCGCCAGTCCGGCGAGGCTCTCCCGTCCGACCTTGCCGTGGAACGTGGCCTGCTTTCCCTCACCCGGGATCCCCGGCGCTCCACCAAGATCGGTCTCGATACCGACCGCCTCCTGTGGGTCGGCACCGACCAGGCCCTGCTGATCGAAAGCCCTCGACTGCGCGGCGCCTCCTACCCCGACCACGACAGCAGCGCGGAGATCTACACCAACCCGGACCCGAAGACCTACATCGAGCTCGAAATGCTCGGGCCCCTCCGCCGCATTGGCCCCGGCGAAAGCCTCTCGCAAACGAACACCTACACCCTCCTCCGCCGCCCGCCCGGCTCCGATCCCGAGGCCTTCGCCCGAAAAACGTTCCGTATCCCTTGA
- a CDS encoding ATP-binding cassette domain-containing protein: MHAPPVIEVSGLTKRYGRVTAVDQLSFAVGPREIVGFLGPNGAGKSTTMRILAGFLPASSGTARVAGFDVFRHSVEVRRHIGYMPENNPLPPDMRVREYLRFRARLKGLSGSHCRERVEQVQDMCGLRDVGKRIIGTLSKGFRQRVGLADALVHDPPLLILDEPTIGLDPNQIRSLRQLIKDLAQRRSVLLSSHILPEVEMTCTRVLIMHRGCVRAAGTTADLQAALSEGSQVVAEILAPETDLRDCWETLPEVASFNIAPAAGSYFRCAITPAHGSDLRERVFDEVRSRGWRLRELTFTRHSLEDIFVHLTRSERLDE; encoded by the coding sequence ATGCACGCACCGCCGGTCATCGAAGTTTCGGGCCTGACCAAACGCTACGGTCGGGTCACCGCCGTGGACCAGCTCTCCTTCGCCGTCGGGCCCCGCGAGATCGTCGGCTTCCTCGGCCCCAACGGTGCCGGCAAGAGCACCACCATGCGCATCCTTGCCGGCTTCCTCCCCGCCTCCTCCGGCACCGCCCGCGTCGCCGGCTTCGATGTCTTCCGCCATTCCGTCGAGGTCCGCCGCCACATCGGCTACATGCCCGAAAACAATCCGCTCCCCCCCGACATGCGGGTCCGCGAGTACCTCCGCTTCCGCGCCCGCCTCAAGGGTCTCTCCGGCTCCCACTGCCGCGAGCGCGTCGAGCAGGTCCAGGACATGTGCGGCCTTCGCGACGTCGGCAAACGCATCATCGGCACCCTCTCCAAGGGATTCCGCCAGCGTGTCGGACTCGCCGATGCCCTCGTCCACGACCCGCCCCTCCTCATCCTCGACGAACCCACCATCGGACTCGATCCCAACCAGATCCGTTCCCTCCGCCAGTTGATCAAGGACCTCGCCCAGCGCCGGTCGGTCCTCCTCTCCAGCCACATTCTTCCCGAGGTCGAAATGACCTGCACCCGCGTCCTGATCATGCATCGCGGCTGCGTCCGCGCCGCCGGCACCACCGCCGACCTTCAGGCCGCCCTCAGCGAGGGCAGCCAGGTGGTCGCCGAAATCCTCGCCCCCGAAACCGATCTCCGCGACTGCTGGGAAACCCTCCCCGAGGTCGCCAGCTTCAACATCGCCCCCGCCGCCGGCTCCTACTTCCGCTGCGCCATCACCCCCGCCCACGGCTCCGACCTCCGCGAACGCGTCTTCGACGAGGTCCGGTCCCGCGGCTGGCGCCTCCGCGAACTCACCTTCACCCGCCATTCGCTCGAGGACATCTTCGTCCACCTCACCCGGAGCGAACGCCTCGACGAATGA
- a CDS encoding ABC transporter permease yields MRVFLTLWRREVASAFASSIGYIVLAAVLLLMGVSFVLMVDALREPSHTPLTELFFGSLFFWVILLLSTPIITMRTFALERATGTYETLMTTPVSDAQVVLGKFAGALTFYAVLWLPLAGCLLIVRRYTPDGSSLDWGTLATTFLGILSVGTLYVALGVFASALTRSQIVSAIVALALGVTLFLSSFAMPALAGQTAWSTSILRNFSLVEQMWEFARGVIDLRHLVFHLSLASVLLYLTLKVVEGRRWR; encoded by the coding sequence ATGCGCGTCTTCCTTACCCTCTGGCGTCGCGAAGTGGCCTCCGCCTTCGCCTCGTCCATCGGCTACATCGTTCTGGCCGCCGTCCTCCTCCTCATGGGCGTCAGCTTCGTCCTCATGGTCGATGCCCTGCGCGAACCCAGCCACACGCCCCTGACCGAACTGTTCTTCGGCTCCCTCTTCTTCTGGGTGATCCTCCTCCTCTCAACCCCCATCATCACCATGCGCACCTTCGCCCTCGAACGGGCGACCGGGACCTACGAGACCCTGATGACCACCCCGGTGTCCGACGCCCAGGTGGTGCTCGGAAAGTTCGCCGGCGCCCTCACCTTCTACGCCGTTCTCTGGCTCCCGCTCGCCGGCTGCCTCCTCATCGTCCGCCGCTACACCCCCGATGGTTCCAGCCTCGATTGGGGCACCCTGGCCACCACCTTCCTCGGAATCCTTTCCGTGGGCACCCTCTACGTCGCCCTCGGGGTGTTCGCCTCCGCCCTCACCCGCAGCCAGATCGTCTCCGCCATCGTCGCCCTCGCCCTCGGCGTCACCCTCTTCCTCTCGAGCTTCGCCATGCCCGCCCTCGCCGGCCAGACCGCCTGGTCCACCTCCATCCTCCGCAACTTTTCCCTGGTCGAACAAATGTGGGAATTCGCCCGCGGGGTCATCGACCTCCGTCACCTCGTCTTTCACCTCAGCCTCGCCTCCGTCCTCCTCTACCTCACGCTCAAGGTCGTCGAAGGCCGTCGCTGGCGCTGA
- a CDS encoding endonuclease/exonuclease/phosphatase family protein yields MAYNLRYASWEGANAWPDRRPLMKELLDQYRPDLIGTQEGVYRQLNDLAADLPAYHWIGLGRDGGSRGEFMAVYYRADRFDPLEYDHFWLSDTPEVIASSTWGNTNRRMVTWVRFKDRTTGREFYFWNTHFDHALQPAREKSAELVRRRIEALNTQLPILLVGDFNAPARANRTFDILAGDDYFRDTWELAAERINPTFNTFNGFRPARQDGQRIDWILLRGQARVRAAEIVTFERNGRYPSDHFPVVAWLTLE; encoded by the coding sequence ATGGCCTACAACCTTCGCTACGCCAGTTGGGAAGGCGCCAACGCCTGGCCCGACCGCCGCCCCCTGATGAAGGAGCTCCTCGACCAGTACCGCCCCGACCTCATCGGCACCCAGGAGGGCGTCTATCGCCAGCTCAACGACCTCGCCGCCGACCTCCCCGCCTACCACTGGATCGGACTTGGCCGCGACGGCGGCAGCCGCGGCGAGTTCATGGCGGTGTACTATCGGGCCGACCGGTTCGACCCCCTCGAATACGACCACTTCTGGCTCTCCGACACCCCCGAAGTCATCGCCTCCAGCACCTGGGGCAACACCAATCGCCGCATGGTCACCTGGGTGCGCTTCAAGGACCGCACCACAGGCCGTGAGTTCTACTTCTGGAACACCCACTTCGACCACGCCCTCCAGCCCGCCCGCGAAAAATCCGCCGAACTCGTCCGACGCCGCATCGAAGCCCTCAACACCCAGCTCCCCATCCTGCTGGTCGGCGACTTCAACGCCCCTGCCCGCGCCAACCGCACCTTCGACATCCTGGCCGGCGACGATTACTTCCGGGACACCTGGGAACTCGCCGCCGAACGCATCAACCCCACCTTCAACACCTTCAACGGCTTCCGCCCCGCCCGCCAGGACGGTCAGCGCATCGACTGGATCCTCCTCCGCGGCCAGGCCCGCGTCCGCGCCGCCGAAATCGTCACCTTCGAGAGAAACGGCCGCTACCCCAGCGACCACTTCCCGGTCGTCGCCTGGCTTACCCTCGAATAG
- the purS gene encoding phosphoribosylformylglycinamidine synthase subunit PurS — protein MKARIIITPKKAVLDPQGKTVLNALAHLGYSGIEAVHVGKYIEVELAPDTDPDAARRALDEASHRFLSNPIIEDYRLDIVD, from the coding sequence ATGAAGGCCAGGATCATCATCACCCCCAAAAAAGCCGTCCTCGATCCCCAGGGAAAGACGGTGCTCAACGCCCTCGCTCACCTCGGCTACTCCGGCATCGAGGCCGTCCACGTCGGCAAGTACATCGAGGTCGAACTCGCCCCCGACACCGACCCCGACGCCGCCCGTCGCGCCCTCGACGAGGCCAGCCACCGGTTCCTCAGCAACCCCATCATCGAGGACTACCGCCTCGACATCGTGGACTGA